The bacterium BMS3Abin08 genome includes a region encoding these proteins:
- the fdx gene encoding ferredoxin, with the protein MKVIIDEDTCIGCGNCAEICPAVFMLDEELGKSRVIDSDACDYVGCCEAAEENCPVEAITIEED; encoded by the coding sequence ATGAAGGTTATAATTGATGAAGATACATGCATAGGTTGCGGCAACTGTGCCGAGATCTGTCCAGCCGTTTTCATGCTTGATGAGGAGTTGGGCAAATCAAGGGTCATAGACTCCGATGCATGTGATTATGTGGGCTGCTGTGAGGCTGCTGAGGAGAACTGCCCTGTAGAGGCAATCACCATTGAAGAGGACTGA
- the nth_2 gene encoding endonuclease III, with amino-acid sequence MKRTEDFRGGDIYRIISLLRKQVKTLDVPYLEHMASRDHSPFQVLVSCILSLRTQDKTTTAASERLFSLASTPPGIAALPVRTIQDAIYPVGFYKVKAKRIRDISGVIVKKYGGTVPDSIEELLKLKGVGRKTANLVVTTGWNKPGICVDTHVHRITNRWGYVSTKTPEQTEFALRAGLPKKYWKEINGLLVAFGQGICKPISPWCSKCVLEGFCIRAGVTRSR; translated from the coding sequence TTGAAGAGGACTGAGGATTTCAGGGGCGGGGATATTTACCGGATAATCAGTCTGCTTCGAAAGCAGGTCAAGACCCTTGATGTCCCCTACCTCGAACACATGGCATCCAGGGATCATTCACCCTTTCAGGTCCTCGTCTCCTGCATCCTGAGTTTAAGGACCCAGGACAAAACCACTACCGCAGCATCAGAAAGACTCTTCAGTCTCGCCTCAACACCTCCGGGGATAGCGGCTCTTCCGGTGCGGACCATACAGGATGCCATCTATCCGGTTGGATTTTACAAGGTTAAAGCCAAAAGGATCCGGGACATCTCCGGGGTCATAGTTAAAAAATACGGCGGTACGGTTCCCGACAGCATCGAGGAACTCCTTAAGCTGAAGGGGGTGGGCAGAAAGACCGCTAACCTCGTTGTTACAACCGGATGGAACAAGCCGGGTATCTGCGTCGATACCCACGTTCACAGGATCACAAACAGGTGGGGATACGTCTCCACTAAGACCCCGGAACAGACTGAATTTGCCCTTCGTGCCGGATTGCCTAAGAAATACTGGAAGGAAATAAACGGCCTGCTCGTCGCCTTCGGCCAGGGGATATGCAAGCCCATCTCGCCCTGGTGTAGCAAGTGTGTTCTTGAGGGGTTCTGCATCAGGGCAGGAGTAACAAGGAGCAGATAA
- a CDS encoding DsrE/DsrF-like family protein, translated as MAEEKKKMKRMAIIASKGTLDMAYPPLILASTAAAMDAETAIFFTLYGVDIVNKKKYAKLQVAPIANPAMPSPVPFPNILGILPGMTPMATSMMKGMIKKINWPSIPELVDACRDINVRMIACSPTLDMTDVSKDDLVEGVEVAGAAEFLDFAFDADITLFI; from the coding sequence ATGGCAGAAGAAAAAAAGAAGATGAAGAGAATGGCGATAATTGCGAGCAAAGGCACCCTCGATATGGCCTATCCACCATTGATACTGGCATCAACTGCGGCTGCAATGGATGCTGAAACGGCCATATTCTTCACACTCTACGGTGTTGATATTGTGAACAAAAAGAAATATGCTAAATTACAGGTTGCCCCCATAGCAAACCCGGCAATGCCTTCGCCGGTTCCTTTTCCCAACATACTCGGTATACTTCCCGGCATGACTCCTATGGCAACGAGCATGATGAAGGGGATGATAAAGAAGATCAACTGGCCGAGTATTCCCGAGTTGGTGGACGCTTGCCGGGATATAAACGTCAGAATGATTGCCTGTAGCCCTACCCTTGATATGACAGATGTGAGCAAGGATGATCTTGTTGAAGGTGTTGAGGTTGCAGGTGCTGCTGAATTTCTGGACTTTGCTTTCGATGCTGATATAACTCTCTTTATATAA
- the fadR gene encoding fatty acid metabolism regulator protein, producing the protein MSVAMDLFSRNSYHRVVMDEIAREAKVAKGTLYYHFKSKEALYASLLHDGLDQMIQRLKERFTEGNPIDNLNLFIKEMVSFFNENRSFFIVLQREEGKLFSKKLDNCYNKICTINDLLGSLLEDGVDKGVLRDDIDGTVLVEMIMGMIKSPVLKGKITSERQSDSIIKVLTEGITIQGG; encoded by the coding sequence ATGAGTGTTGCCATGGACCTCTTTTCAAGAAATTCCTATCATCGTGTTGTGATGGACGAAATTGCACGTGAGGCGAAGGTTGCAAAGGGTACGCTTTACTACCATTTCAAATCAAAAGAGGCCCTCTATGCATCCTTGCTGCATGACGGACTGGATCAGATGATACAGAGGTTAAAAGAGAGGTTTACCGAGGGCAACCCCATTGACAACCTGAATCTCTTTATAAAGGAGATGGTATCCTTTTTTAACGAAAACAGGTCGTTTTTTATTGTTTTACAGAGAGAAGAGGGAAAGCTCTTCAGCAAGAAGCTGGATAACTGCTACAACAAGATCTGTACTATAAATGATCTTCTTGGTTCGCTCCTGGAGGACGGGGTTGATAAGGGTGTTCTCAGGGATGATATTGACGGAACGGTGCTTGTTGAAATGATTATGGGAATGATAAAATCCCCGGTTCTTAAGGGAAAAATTACTTCTGAAAGACAGAGCGATTCCATAATAAAGGTCCTGACGGAAGGAATAACAATACAAGGAGGATAG
- a CDS encoding phosphodiesterase: MRKIRGDIKRMRTLSTIPVVMRRLMEKLSDEDASYIEIGEVIEHDQSMAERVVSIANAPYFGHSGLINNIEQAILLLGIDMVKSIAVSMSIFEMISRNESSDVRNFWAHSYEVAMIAGLLCEKIPVTSSGVCFLAGLLHDIGRVVFYSLYREDYKTIMFTEELRVGELARFGMDHADAGSVFLEQVLIPEEIVIAVRHHHDLRGVEKHKGIVTTVCLAESLSARILERQGNDGVWNDDIERLAYETGLSSKDFEDITRVVNEEGSSIAEFFDL; the protein is encoded by the coding sequence ATGAGAAAAATAAGGGGTGATATCAAACGGATGAGGACCCTCTCCACCATACCTGTCGTTATGAGACGGTTGATGGAGAAGCTGTCGGATGAGGATGCATCATACATTGAGATAGGTGAGGTAATCGAACATGATCAGAGTATGGCTGAAAGGGTGGTGTCCATAGCCAATGCCCCCTATTTCGGTCACTCGGGGTTGATAAATAATATAGAGCAGGCAATACTGCTCCTGGGGATAGATATGGTGAAGAGTATTGCCGTGAGTATGTCCATATTTGAGATGATTTCAAGGAATGAATCCAGCGATGTCAGGAACTTCTGGGCCCACTCTTATGAAGTAGCAATGATTGCCGGCCTTTTATGTGAAAAAATTCCTGTTACCTCCAGCGGAGTTTGTTTTCTTGCCGGTTTACTTCATGATATCGGGAGGGTGGTTTTTTACAGCCTTTACAGGGAAGACTATAAAACTATCATGTTTACTGAAGAATTGCGGGTTGGGGAACTTGCCCGTTTCGGGATGGACCATGCCGATGCCGGGTCTGTCTTCCTTGAACAGGTCCTGATTCCCGAAGAGATTGTTATTGCCGTCAGACATCACCATGATCTAAGGGGTGTTGAGAAGCATAAGGGGATTGTAACAACGGTTTGTCTTGCAGAGAGTCTGTCAGCGAGGATATTGGAAAGACAGGGCAATGACGGGGTCTGGAATGATGACATAGAACGCCTGGCTTATGAAACCGGGTTAAGCAGTAAGGATTTTGAGGATATAACGAGGGTAGTAAATGAAGAGGGGAGTTCAATAGCCGAGTTTTTCGACCTGTAA
- the luxN gene encoding autoinducer 1 sensor kinase/phosphatase LuxN produces MYDLNDLVRKSISLIDYQLRKRGVTLSLETSEEPLFIRAAYSSILRGMLHLFLDIIKGFENKGFENRESNKEVRVSAEQRGTKAVIEIYDNVPLSHSRGSRYEQCLPDQLSGFGISLVSKIIENEGGIFSFTETTRGRAFKIELSIVEIDSFSVERGFRVLVLDDEEIVRDVLAGYLESIGHDPVVFGSPIEAAEFLRTDVCDIGIIDLRMPEMNGLDFIKLIERDLPRVRIILLTGDIFSIESDLLSRREKLMVLEKPLTLRKLKSTLKFMGEKINEKNKG; encoded by the coding sequence ATGTATGATCTCAATGACCTTGTAAGGAAGTCTATCTCCCTGATCGATTATCAATTGAGAAAACGGGGTGTGACACTTTCCCTCGAGACATCTGAGGAGCCTCTCTTTATACGTGCAGCCTACTCATCCATATTGAGGGGAATGCTGCATCTGTTTCTTGATATTATCAAGGGGTTCGAGAACAAAGGCTTCGAGAACCGGGAATCAAACAAGGAGGTCAGAGTATCCGCCGAACAGAGGGGCACTAAGGCGGTAATCGAAATTTATGATAATGTTCCACTCTCACACTCCAGAGGTTCACGATACGAGCAATGTTTGCCGGATCAACTATCGGGATTCGGCATCTCACTTGTTTCTAAGATTATCGAAAACGAAGGGGGTATCTTTTCTTTTACAGAAACTACCCGGGGCAGGGCTTTTAAAATAGAGCTTTCCATAGTGGAAATTGATTCATTCAGTGTTGAGAGGGGCTTCAGAGTTCTTGTGCTGGACGATGAGGAGATAGTCAGGGATGTGCTGGCGGGGTATCTTGAAAGTATCGGGCACGATCCGGTTGTTTTTGGTTCACCTATCGAGGCGGCGGAGTTTCTAAGAACCGATGTTTGTGATATCGGGATAATTGATCTGAGGATGCCTGAAATGAATGGACTTGATTTTATCAAATTAATTGAAAGGGATCTCCCAAGGGTAAGAATTATCCTACTTACAGGAGATATTTTCTCTATTGAATCAGATCTCTTAAGCAGGAGGGAGAAGTTGATGGTTCTTGAAAAACCGTTGACTTTAAGAAAGCTGAAGAGCACACTAAAATTCATGGGAGAGAAGATTAATGAGAAAAATAAGGGGTGA